One stretch of Poecilia reticulata strain Guanapo linkage group LG21, Guppy_female_1.0+MT, whole genome shotgun sequence DNA includes these proteins:
- the gtf3c2 gene encoding general transcription factor 3C polypeptide 2: MDPVDSGQGLDTPSQQDSYLSSSSRGRQRKRNSKYVDFETDDTDIVKSVKQKSTRKSVGKRATSRKTPTKPRKTQTPEQHTTNGEEESPQTIPADSVDTVITPRKPKRPRKTQPAETASAAGDLPTGETGGGVVENSVQQENGSLKPKRKYVRKKPVEEVKDPPDEEKPDPPAEPDEEVQTGGRRRRGAAKAALKYLQLLAKEVFSHPRDEVDSKLHEDEGSEQKSSKRTKGRKRKVDDVEKDFVPNMEDEEADEEEEYEEVSDAESDFGEPEKFHPVFHQPKSSNGKPHNGIDFNTIRTILDSAEMTKKFREENHSSWVFPEWVPSTNNWEPVPENELEKYLPQELESAAFKVSRDNLNQEETPLLRLSRFESMAAHPGFWDMFLFAGGPVWALEWCPTPDGAPASQYIALACHRGMDDMHYVNQTYSEPGLVQLWDCGKLEYNKRPDSQPSLAYGLAQDKGFIWQLKWCPAGGWELPDSVRKAPFLPRLGLLAVATSSGVVTIYSLPHPDALLSNTKLAHPERNDEKPPIYKARGVITLKLGCIKSPRAERSGQVLSMDWLPQKPHNIMAVGFYDGVVGLFDLCTKSSLLRVREPDRSLTLLPYRSILAHDNAVRALVFCPASRYLLTSAGEDRCLKTWDLRRLGNMVKVQKRYLTTELCWPLDSPGVLVAQESAFVPRSSVGVHYVDHYLRSYFAIPRSTSVWSLSYSDWLHTVMSSDMLGELILAILPLPNCSVKKTSSRRFPAYITSMEPYEAQEGEEEEGQEAGETVNDEDNGDSRLHLQFQTYKQAVKKYYLHFKDLDMRCLTGLSKHALWKHMQSTELTAVVSLDDMPLAALYQARFNPNMSSHVWVGSAGQTGLVRLHCARSFITPQLKTMISNHQAQFSALYSVQNRSGGVQTAAEQREQHGLAHCT, translated from the exons ATGGATCCCGTTGACTCTGGACAAG GGCTGGATACGCCATCACAGCAGGATAGTTATTTGTCTTCTAGCTCAAGAGGACGACAACGAAAGAGAAATTCTAAGTATGTTGATTTTGAAACCGATGACACAGATATTGTTAAAAGCGTCAAACAGAAATCCACTCGAAAGTCAGTGGGGAAAAGAGCAACCTCTCGAAAGACTCCCACAAAACCGAGAAAAACTCAAACACCTGAACAACACACCACAAATGGAGAAGAAGAATCACCACAAACAATCCCTGCAGACTCTGTTGACACAGTAATAACTCCTAGAAAACCAAAAAGACCCAGAAAAACACAGCCTGCAGAAACTGCCTCTGCTGCTGGGGACCTGCCGACTGGAGAAACTGGAGGCGGTGTTGTAGAAAATTCTGTCCAGCAGGAAAATGGGTCACTGAAGCCGAAAAGAAAGTATGTCAGAAAGAAGCCTGTAGAGGAAGTTAAAGACCCTCCGGATGAAGAAAAACCAGATCCTCCTGCTGAACCCGATGAGGAGGTCCAGACTGGGGGCCGTCGCCGGAGAGGAGCTGCTAAAGC gGCGCTGAAGTACCTCCAACTTTTAGCCAAAGAGGTTTTCTCTCATCCCAGAGATGAAGTCGACTCCAAGCTGCACGAAGACGAAGGATCCGAACAGAAATCTTCCAAACGGACAAAAG GTCGAAAGAGAAAAGTTGATGACGTTGAGAAAGACTTTGTGCCAAATATGGAAGACGAAGAAGCCGATGAGGAAGAGGAATATGAGGAAGTGTCAGATGCTGAATCAGATTTTGGGGAACCAGAGAAATTTCATCCAGTTTTTCACCAA CCAAAGAGCTCAAATGGAAAACCTCACAACGGAATCGACTTTAATACCATCAGAACAATTCTGGATTCTGCtgagatgacaaaaaaatt CCGggaagagaaccacagcagctgggtGTTTCCAGAATGGGTTCCTTCCACTaacaactgggagcctgtaccaGAAAA TGAATTAGAAAAATACCTTCCTCAAGAACTGGAGTCTGCTGCCTTCAAAGTGTCCAGAGACAATCTGAACCAGGAAGAGACGCCGCTGCTGAGACTCAGCAG GTTTGAGTCGATGGCAGCTCACCCGGGCTTCTGggacatgtttctgtttgctggtGGACCCGTCTGGGCCCTGGAGTGGTGTCCCACCCCGGACGGCGCTCCGGCCTCCCAGTACATCGCTCTGGCTTGCCATCGAGGGATGGATGACATGCACTATGTGAACCAGACCTACTCAGAACCCGGACTGGTCCAGCTGTGGGACTGTGGCAAACTGGAGTACAACAAGAG ACCAGACTCTCAGCCCTCCCTGGCTTACGGTTTGGCTCAGGACAAAGGCTTCATCTGGCAGTTAAAGTGGTGTCCAGCAGGAGGCTGGGAGCTTCCTGACTCTGTCAGAAAG GCTCCTTTCTTGCCCAGGCTGGGCCTGCTGGCTGTCGCCACGTCCAGCGGCGTGGTCACCATCTACAGCCTGCCTCATCCTGATGCTCTGCTCTCAAACACAAAACTCGCACACCCTG aAAGAAACGATGAAAAACCACCAATTTACAAG gCGCGAGGCGTGATTACCCTGAAACTGGGCTGCATCAAATCTCCTCGTGCCGAAAGGAGCGGACAGGTTCTGTCTATGGACTGGCTTCCTCAGAAACCACACAACATAATGGCTGTTGGATTCTACGATG GTGTTGTTGGACTCTTCGATCTTTGTACAAAATCTTCCCTGTTGCGAGTCAGAGAGCCAGACCGGTCTTTGACTCTGCTGCCCTATCGATCGATACTCGCTCACGACAACGCCGTCAGAGCTCTGGTCTTCTGTCCTGCATCCAG ATACTTGTTGACATCAGCGGGTGAGGACCGCTGCTTGAAGACGTGGGATCTGAGGAGGCTCGGTAACATGGTCAAGGTCCAGAAACGCTACCTGACCACTGAGCTCTGCTGGCCGCTGGACTCACCTGGGGTTCTGGTTGCCCAGGAATCTGCCTTCGTACC GAGGAGTTCAGTTGGAGTTCATTACGTTGATCACTACCTGCGCTCATACTTTGCAATTCCTCGGAGTACATCTGTATGG TCCTTGTCttactctgattggctgcacaCCGTGATGTCATCAGATATGCTCGGCGAACTGATTCTCGCCATCTTACCGCTGCCCAACTGCTCTGTCAAGAAAACATCCTCGAGACGTTTT CCTGCCTACATCACATCTATGGAGCCTTATGAAGCACAAgaaggtgaggaagaggaaggacaGGAAGCAGGAGAGACAGTAAACGATGAAGACAACGGAGATTCTCGTCTTCACCTGCAGTTTCAGACGTACAAACAGGCTGTTAAGAAATACTACCTGCACTTTAAAGACTTGGACATG CGATGCCTGACAGGACTCAGTAAGCACGCTTTGTGGAAACACATGCAGAGCACAGAATTAACTGCAGTTGTGAGCCTGGATGACATGCCGCTGGCTGCTCTCTACCAG GCCCGGTTCAACCCGAACATGAGCAGCCATGTGTGGGTTGGTTCTGCGGGTCAGACGGGCCTGGTGCGGCTCCACTGTGCGAGGTCGTTCATCACCCCACAACTCAAGACCATGATCAGTAATCATCAGGCCCAGTTCAGCGCGCTGTACTCGGTCCAGAACCGCAGCGGCGGCGTCCAGACGGCAGCGGAGCAGCGAGAGCAACACGGTTTAGCTCACTGCACATGA